One region of Yersinia bercovieri ATCC 43970 genomic DNA includes:
- a CDS encoding glycoside hydrolase family 1 protein: MKYQFPDDFWWGSATSATQSEGASLQDGKSKNIFDYWYEIAPERFHGQIGPENTSTFYDNYQQDILLLKQLGHNTFRTSISWSRLIPSGDGELNPNAVTFYNAVIDSLLANGITPFINLYHFDMPLCMQEKGGWESRTVVDSYARYAKICFTLFGDRVKHWFTFNEPIVPVEAGYLGHQHYPCVVDFKRAVTVAYHSVLAHAKAVENYRELKQDGDIGIILNLTPTYPRSDSSSDQVAANHADLLLNRSFLDPVTKGAYPEELIRLLRDHDLLPSTESGDCELIASGVIDLLGVNYYQPRRVQAKDIPTPKGQVRTPEDLFSFYSMPGRKINPHRGWEIYEKGLYDILTNLRINYGNIPCYISENGMGVEGEEQFINSSGQVDDEYRIEFIRDHLKWLHQALQEGSNCKGYHLWTFIDCWSWLNAYKNRYGFVRLNLANQTRVIKKSGYWFADVARQNGFN; the protein is encoded by the coding sequence ATGAAATATCAATTTCCCGATGATTTTTGGTGGGGTAGTGCCACCTCTGCAACCCAATCTGAAGGGGCGTCATTGCAGGATGGCAAGAGCAAGAATATCTTCGATTATTGGTATGAGATTGCACCAGAGCGTTTTCATGGTCAGATTGGCCCAGAAAACACCTCCACCTTTTACGATAATTATCAGCAGGATATTCTGCTGCTAAAACAGCTCGGGCATAACACGTTCAGGACGTCGATTTCATGGTCGAGACTGATCCCAAGTGGTGACGGTGAGCTTAACCCCAACGCCGTCACCTTTTATAACGCGGTGATCGACAGTTTATTGGCGAATGGCATTACGCCATTTATCAATCTCTATCATTTTGATATGCCACTGTGTATGCAGGAAAAAGGGGGCTGGGAAAGTCGCACCGTTGTCGATTCCTATGCTCGGTATGCCAAAATCTGTTTTACCTTGTTTGGTGATCGGGTAAAACATTGGTTCACCTTCAACGAGCCGATTGTCCCGGTTGAAGCTGGCTACTTAGGCCATCAACATTACCCTTGCGTGGTTGATTTTAAACGCGCGGTGACCGTGGCCTATCATAGCGTGTTGGCACATGCCAAAGCGGTAGAAAACTACCGAGAACTCAAGCAGGACGGTGATATTGGGATTATTTTGAACCTCACACCGACCTATCCTCGTTCCGACAGTTCATCAGACCAGGTGGCCGCCAACCATGCAGATCTGCTGCTCAATCGCAGTTTTCTCGATCCGGTCACCAAAGGGGCTTACCCAGAAGAACTGATCCGGTTATTGCGCGATCACGATCTATTGCCATCGACTGAATCGGGTGATTGCGAGCTAATTGCGAGTGGCGTCATCGATTTATTGGGGGTTAACTATTACCAGCCCCGAAGGGTTCAGGCGAAAGATATCCCAACCCCTAAAGGGCAGGTGAGAACGCCGGAAGACTTATTTAGTTTCTATTCAATGCCCGGGCGGAAAATTAACCCACATCGTGGCTGGGAAATCTATGAAAAAGGGCTGTATGACATCCTGACAAATCTGAGAATAAATTATGGCAATATTCCGTGCTATATCTCAGAGAATGGCATGGGGGTTGAGGGTGAGGAGCAGTTTATTAATTCATCCGGTCAGGTAGATGATGAGTATCGGATTGAGTTTATCCGTGACCATTTGAAATGGCTGCATCAAGCATTACAAGAGGGTAGCAACTGCAAGGGTTATCATTTATGGACCTTTATTGATTGCTGGTCTTGGCTTAATGCTTACAAAAATCGTTATGGATTTGTTCGGTTAAATCTGGCAAATCAAACGCGGGTCATCAAGAAAAGTGGCTATTGGTTTGCGGATGTCGCAAGGCAGAATGGCTTTAATTAA
- the crcB gene encoding fluoride efflux transporter CrcB produces the protein MPNLIILVFVGGAFGAMCREFIMLSVPRLADGFPMDIFVANIIAAFLLGLATSWFKQNKINQYVHLMVGTGIMGGLSTFSSFVFGAVEMMKNPTGVLISICYLVTSLIVGFIAVELGLMIGPKEKPKDPQAAVE, from the coding sequence ATGCCGAATCTTATTATTCTCGTCTTTGTCGGTGGCGCATTTGGTGCCATGTGTCGCGAGTTCATTATGCTGTCAGTGCCGCGACTGGCCGATGGATTCCCCATGGATATTTTTGTTGCTAATATCATTGCCGCCTTTTTATTGGGGCTGGCGACCTCTTGGTTTAAACAAAACAAAATTAACCAATATGTACATCTAATGGTAGGAACTGGGATTATGGGCGGGCTGTCGACATTTTCCAGCTTTGTATTTGGCGCAGTCGAGATGATGAAAAATCCAACCGGGGTGTTAATCTCAATCTGCTATTTAGTCACTAGCCTAATCGTTGGTTTTATTGCGGTTGAATTGGGTTTAATGATCGGCCCAAAAGAGAAACCCAAAGATCCACAAGCAGCCGTTGAATAA
- a CDS encoding DUF5375 family protein codes for MNTLNQSCLPVEVRTAVYRRALAHAYLDVCVSHGVRLGYSLDELQMTIAMDIEGYYVSQHGPEAGMDMACTMLSDMVQPDILLAPPRLTVLGQKMMDELCQAQITTTSQTTLH; via the coding sequence ATGAATACCCTGAATCAATCCTGTCTGCCCGTTGAAGTCCGTACCGCTGTTTATCGCCGTGCGTTAGCCCACGCTTATCTTGATGTCTGTGTGTCTCACGGGGTACGCCTTGGTTACTCGCTGGATGAATTGCAAATGACGATTGCGATGGATATTGAGGGCTATTATGTGAGCCAACACGGGCCAGAAGCCGGTATGGATATGGCCTGCACTATGCTCAGTGACATGGTTCAGCCGGATATTTTGCTGGCTCCGCCGCGCCTGACAGTATTAGGGCAAAAAATGATGGATGAGCTGTGCCAAGCGCAGATAACTACAACCAGTCAAACCACCCTGCACTGA
- the chbR gene encoding transcriptional regulator ChbR, with protein sequence MEVRLVRQKDFFNGKEFHLFIYNKTESATGLHQHDYYEYTLILTGMCYQEINGKRVFLERGDVVFIPIGSHHKSAYEFGATRILNVGISKTFFEEHYFHLLSRPIVASQAYRLKGDFLSYIESAISAPHFREDELTELVELLTFYVTNRISHYKESEVNDDIPLWLKTSIDKMHDKSMFGEKALVNMIELSGKTQEYLTRATRRYYQKTPMQIINEIRINFAKTQLEVTNYLVSDIAFEAGYSDTTLFIKNFKKLTSFTPGNYRKKFNCVREGLSD encoded by the coding sequence ATGGAAGTCAGGTTAGTACGTCAAAAAGACTTTTTTAACGGAAAAGAGTTTCATCTATTTATTTATAACAAAACGGAAAGCGCAACGGGTCTACACCAACATGACTATTATGAATATACCCTGATATTAACTGGGATGTGTTATCAGGAAATTAATGGTAAGCGGGTCTTCTTAGAACGCGGCGATGTTGTTTTTATTCCCATTGGTTCTCATCATAAAAGCGCCTATGAATTTGGTGCGACACGTATATTAAACGTTGGTATCAGCAAAACCTTTTTCGAAGAGCACTATTTTCATCTGTTATCGCGGCCTATTGTGGCCTCGCAAGCCTATCGCCTAAAAGGTGATTTCCTTTCTTATATTGAATCAGCCATTTCTGCACCGCACTTTAGGGAAGATGAACTGACTGAATTGGTCGAGCTATTGACATTTTATGTCACCAACCGCATCAGCCACTATAAAGAGAGTGAGGTCAACGACGATATTCCCCTATGGCTAAAAACCAGCATCGACAAAATGCACGATAAATCGATGTTTGGTGAGAAAGCCTTGGTGAATATGATTGAGCTTTCCGGCAAAACCCAAGAGTACTTGACCCGTGCGACCCGACGTTATTACCAGAAAACGCCGATGCAGATTATCAATGAAATAAGAATCAATTTTGCTAAAACCCAGCTTGAAGTGACGAACTACTTAGTTTCAGACATTGCCTTTGAAGCGGGTTACAGCGACACCACATTATTTATCAAAAACTTCAAGAAACTGACCTCTTTTACGCCAGGAAACTACCGCAAGAAATTCAACTGCGTCAGAGAGGGGTTATCCGATTAG
- the chbC gene encoding PTS N,N'-diacetylchitobiose transporter subunit IIC, whose product MSAFINSLEKAILPFAIKIGRQQHINAIKNGFIRLMPLTLTGAMFVLINNVFLSFGEGSFFFSMGVRLDADTIATLNGLKAIGGNVYNGTLGIMSLMTPFFISMALAEEKRVDPLAAALLAIAAFMTVTPYSVGDAYAVGANWLGGANIISGIIIGLVVAEVFTFITRRNWIIRLPDSVPTSVSRSFSALIPGFVILSIMGVLAYTLGLYGTNFHQIIMDSISAPLSKMGSVVGWVYVMCSSLLWFFGIHGAMALSALESGIMMPFALENVATYTQYGSVAAALAAGKEFHMWAKPFVDSYIFLGGTGATLGLVIAIFIGSRREDYRQVAKLGAPASIFQINEPILFGLPVIMNPLFFIPFILVQPVLAIITSIAYYTGFIPPITNIAPWTMPVGLGAFFNTNGSIAAMLLSLFNLGVATLMYLPFVIIANKAQSEIDRQVESEEDIADSLKF is encoded by the coding sequence GTGAGCGCATTTATTAATTCTCTGGAGAAGGCTATTTTGCCTTTTGCGATTAAGATTGGCAGACAGCAACATATCAATGCCATCAAGAACGGATTTATCCGGCTGATGCCATTAACCCTGACGGGGGCCATGTTTGTTCTTATCAATAACGTATTTTTAAGTTTTGGTGAGGGGTCATTCTTCTTTTCAATGGGGGTGCGGTTAGATGCTGATACCATTGCCACGCTCAATGGTTTGAAAGCGATAGGCGGCAACGTCTATAACGGTACTCTCGGCATCATGTCGTTAATGACGCCATTCTTTATCAGTATGGCCTTGGCTGAAGAGAAGCGAGTCGACCCTCTCGCCGCCGCTCTACTGGCTATTGCCGCTTTTATGACGGTAACCCCGTACAGTGTTGGTGACGCCTATGCGGTGGGGGCCAATTGGCTGGGGGGGGCGAATATTATCTCCGGTATTATTATCGGTTTAGTGGTCGCAGAAGTTTTTACCTTTATTACTCGGCGCAACTGGATCATCCGCTTGCCGGACAGCGTTCCAACCTCAGTTTCCCGCTCCTTCTCTGCCTTGATTCCGGGCTTCGTCATTCTTTCCATTATGGGCGTACTGGCCTATACCCTCGGGTTATACGGCACTAACTTCCACCAGATCATTATGGACAGCATTTCAGCACCGCTATCAAAAATGGGCAGTGTGGTAGGTTGGGTGTATGTCATGTGCTCCTCACTGTTATGGTTCTTCGGGATACATGGCGCGATGGCACTATCTGCACTGGAAAGTGGCATTATGATGCCGTTTGCCTTGGAAAACGTAGCTACTTATACCCAATATGGTTCAGTCGCGGCGGCATTGGCAGCGGGCAAAGAGTTCCATATGTGGGCCAAGCCTTTTGTTGACTCCTATATCTTCCTGGGCGGAACCGGGGCAACTCTTGGGCTGGTTATTGCTATCTTTATCGGCTCCCGCCGTGAAGATTATCGTCAGGTCGCAAAACTGGGGGCGCCGGCGAGTATTTTCCAAATTAATGAACCTATTCTGTTTGGCTTACCGGTCATTATGAACCCGCTATTTTTCATTCCATTTATTCTGGTTCAGCCGGTCTTGGCAATCATCACTTCAATTGCATATTACACTGGCTTTATTCCGCCAATCACTAATATTGCGCCGTGGACCATGCCAGTAGGCTTGGGGGCATTCTTTAATACCAACGGTAGCATTGCCGCGATGTTATTAAGCTTGTTCAACTTAGGTGTCGCCACACTGATGTATCTGCCGTTCGTGATTATTGCCAATAAGGCGCAGAGCGAAATTGATCGTCAGGTTGAAAGTGAAGAAGATATTGCGGATAGCTTGAAGTTTTAA
- a CDS encoding fluoride efflux transporter FluC: MTAIDVMWVGLGGGIGSLLRWWIGLGVGRVYKGNLPLGTFLINISGAFIIGYLSVLFNVDWRDRYGDLMNAAVLTGILGGYTTFSSMQLDAAKLATIRGRAIAAGYLIISVLVGLAAAAFGAWLAY, from the coding sequence ATGACAGCAATAGATGTAATGTGGGTAGGACTGGGTGGCGGCATCGGTTCACTTTTACGATGGTGGATAGGGCTGGGCGTCGGCAGAGTATATAAAGGCAATCTCCCGCTCGGCACTTTTCTGATCAATATTTCCGGTGCATTTATTATTGGTTATCTGAGTGTTCTTTTTAACGTTGACTGGCGTGACCGCTATGGTGACTTAATGAATGCTGCGGTATTAACCGGTATTTTAGGTGGCTATACCACCTTCAGTAGCATGCAATTAGATGCGGCAAAATTGGCGACTATACGTGGTAGAGCCATTGCTGCTGGGTATTTGATTATTTCTGTTCTGGTAGGTCTAGCCGCAGCGGCATTTGGCGCTTGGCTGGCTTATTAA
- a CDS encoding DUF4225 domain-containing protein: MDATLLSRMRSGGRITSWSETMVNLEARKLINIANTLSASHLSDSLTQMNFIQEIKEVVEQQFAAARRATSDEECMVCIQSLRAETENLQAQDRMLRMETAKLYAKVEFVRENNKIVGYVISVVHIVVSGAALFGGMIMMSTMTPLGVLAGAILFMDGVNGITKEASHLHYGKQSQSEGIFANEAMEAAQFMGFKPESGLAFYNAITLSAGVYGILGLARKPEAWRLFRWLPRDYYRKVDTMSRPKLTMKIAGYGIKAKVIFDLLATDNTTN; this comes from the coding sequence ATGGATGCGACGTTGCTTTCAAGGATGCGGTCAGGTGGCAGGATTACAAGTTGGTCAGAAACGATGGTGAACCTGGAGGCCCGTAAGCTAATTAATATCGCGAACACGCTGTCCGCTTCCCACCTTAGTGATAGTCTGACCCAAATGAATTTTATCCAAGAAATAAAGGAAGTTGTTGAGCAACAGTTCGCTGCCGCGCGACGTGCTACATCGGACGAAGAGTGTATGGTCTGCATACAAAGTCTGAGAGCGGAGACGGAAAACCTTCAGGCGCAGGACCGGATGTTGCGGATGGAAACCGCGAAACTTTACGCCAAAGTGGAGTTTGTCCGGGAAAATAATAAAATTGTCGGGTATGTTATTTCAGTTGTACATATTGTTGTTTCCGGTGCAGCTCTATTCGGCGGAATGATAATGATGTCAACAATGACCCCACTTGGGGTTCTTGCTGGTGCGATTCTCTTCATGGATGGTGTTAATGGAATAACAAAAGAAGCCAGCCACCTTCATTATGGCAAACAATCACAATCAGAAGGTATCTTTGCTAATGAGGCCATGGAAGCAGCTCAGTTTATGGGGTTTAAACCAGAATCCGGTCTGGCTTTTTATAATGCAATCACGTTAAGCGCTGGCGTTTATGGTATTTTGGGGTTAGCAAGGAAACCAGAGGCTTGGAGATTATTTCGTTGGCTTCCCCGTGACTATTACAGAAAGGTTGATACGATGAGCAGGCCTAAATTAACGATGAAAATTGCTGGCTATGGTATTAAAGCGAAGGTGATTTTCGATCTTCTGGCGACGGATAACACCACCAATTAA
- a CDS encoding primase-helicase zinc-binding domain-containing protein produces MTTLNVSKTSRAATGQWPVLLPALGIHITAGGRAQPCPMCGGKDRFRFDNLQGRGTWFCNQCGSGDGLNLVKKALAVTTKEAACKVAEVLGESSNPPLPAHNAGQEVQEKAQARQRAAEQARQLLSVAQPQAGNAYLTAKGWPELEALTLHGKALSFGGVTYQPGDLLFPLTDSTGEVVNVQLINANGDKRTLAGGQVKATCHFFAGQDNAVIWLTEGYATGLTVHHLTGETVCVALSANNLPALAQQLRTHYPDALLLLAADNDENCTGQSRATEAAQLSGGKLALPSVVGDWNDVYQQQGKLATLTQLQAFNQPQQPSPFDTLSDADLKAMSASEKAELLAEHYQHLLAVPQVGEDLCRYEHGAWQVLPYRVLSREIAALFQKIRAPFSASGINSVLDTLKLMVPQMGTPARHLIGFRNGVFDTTTGQFSAHQKTHWLRTVNSVDYTPPKAGENLSDHAPHFWRWLTRAAGQQHEKQERILAALYMVLANRYDWQLFLEVTGPGGSGKSVMASIASLLAGKDNTTSATIDTLESSRERASVVGFSLIILPDQERWSGDGAGIKAITGGDAVAIDPKYRDAYSTHIPAVILAVNNNPMQFSDRSGGVSRRRVILPFPEVIPANERDPQLLAKITGELAVMVRHLMQRFTAPNDARVLLEAQQNSDEALEIKRGADPLVDFCGYLLAVNTPNGLYMGNANIIPANPRKYLYHAYLSFMEARGHQRPMSLTAFGRAVPQTLSEYEIALLKRKTNQGMQTNLILSEDCEADWLPKCEAH; encoded by the coding sequence ATGACAACATTAAACGTTTCAAAAACCTCACGTGCAGCCACCGGCCAGTGGCCGGTATTGCTCCCTGCTCTTGGTATTCATATCACCGCTGGAGGCCGGGCGCAGCCCTGCCCAATGTGTGGAGGTAAAGACCGTTTCCGCTTTGATAACCTGCAAGGGCGTGGCACATGGTTTTGTAACCAGTGCGGCAGCGGCGATGGCCTGAATCTGGTTAAAAAGGCGCTGGCAGTCACGACCAAGGAAGCCGCCTGCAAAGTGGCCGAGGTGTTAGGGGAATCATCGAACCCGCCATTACCGGCACACAATGCCGGACAGGAAGTGCAGGAGAAAGCGCAAGCACGGCAGCGGGCCGCAGAACAGGCCAGACAGTTGCTGAGTGTCGCCCAACCACAGGCCGGGAATGCCTATCTGACCGCCAAAGGTTGGCCAGAGCTGGAGGCGCTGACATTACACGGTAAAGCGTTGAGTTTTGGGGGAGTGACCTATCAACCCGGCGACCTGTTATTTCCCCTGACCGACAGCACCGGTGAAGTGGTTAATGTTCAGTTGATTAACGCCAACGGTGACAAGCGCACACTGGCCGGGGGACAGGTGAAAGCCACCTGTCATTTTTTTGCCGGACAGGATAACGCCGTTATCTGGCTGACCGAGGGCTATGCTACCGGGCTAACGGTACATCATCTGACCGGGGAAACGGTGTGTGTCGCGCTCAGCGCTAACAATCTGCCCGCACTGGCGCAACAGTTGCGTACCCACTACCCGGATGCATTGCTATTGTTGGCCGCCGATAATGACGAGAACTGCACCGGCCAGAGCCGCGCAACAGAGGCCGCCCAATTGAGCGGCGGTAAGCTGGCGTTGCCGTCGGTTGTCGGTGACTGGAATGACGTTTATCAGCAGCAAGGTAAACTGGCTACCCTGACCCAGTTACAGGCATTTAATCAGCCGCAACAGCCCAGCCCGTTCGATACGCTCAGTGACGCTGACCTGAAAGCCATGAGCGCCAGTGAAAAGGCCGAACTGCTGGCAGAGCACTATCAGCACTTATTGGCCGTGCCACAGGTGGGTGAAGACCTGTGCCGCTATGAACACGGGGCGTGGCAGGTGTTGCCATATCGGGTACTCAGTCGGGAGATTGCCGCCCTGTTCCAGAAAATCCGCGCTCCATTCTCAGCATCAGGAATAAATAGTGTACTCGATACGCTCAAGCTGATGGTGCCACAAATGGGAACACCCGCCCGGCACTTGATAGGTTTTCGTAACGGGGTATTTGATACCACTACCGGCCAGTTCAGCGCACACCAGAAAACGCACTGGTTGCGTACCGTGAACAGTGTGGATTACACCCCGCCCAAAGCCGGGGAAAATCTGTCCGACCATGCCCCGCACTTTTGGCGCTGGTTAACGCGGGCCGCCGGGCAACAACACGAGAAACAGGAGCGTATTCTCGCGGCGCTATATATGGTGTTGGCGAACCGCTATGACTGGCAACTGTTCCTTGAGGTGACCGGGCCGGGCGGCAGTGGTAAAAGTGTGATGGCCTCCATCGCCAGCTTACTGGCCGGTAAAGACAATACCACCTCGGCTACCATCGATACGCTGGAGTCGTCGCGGGAACGTGCCTCCGTAGTGGGGTTCTCTCTGATTATCCTGCCAGACCAAGAGCGTTGGAGTGGTGATGGGGCTGGCATTAAAGCCATTACTGGCGGTGATGCCGTTGCCATAGACCCGAAATACCGTGATGCCTATTCCACTCATATTCCGGCGGTGATTCTGGCCGTCAATAACAACCCGATGCAGTTCAGTGACCGCAGCGGCGGCGTATCCCGTCGCCGGGTTATTCTGCCGTTCCCGGAAGTCATCCCGGCGAATGAGCGTGACCCACAATTGCTGGCAAAAATTACCGGTGAGCTGGCGGTGATGGTGCGCCACCTGATGCAGCGCTTTACTGCTCCCAATGATGCCCGTGTGCTACTCGAAGCACAGCAGAACTCGGATGAAGCGCTGGAGATTAAACGCGGTGCTGACCCGCTTGTTGATTTTTGTGGCTATCTGTTGGCGGTTAATACACCCAATGGCCTGTATATGGGGAATGCCAATATTATCCCGGCTAATCCGCGTAAATACCTGTATCACGCTTACCTGTCGTTTATGGAGGCGCGCGGCCACCAACGGCCAATGAGCCTGACCGCATTCGGGCGCGCTGTGCCACAAACCTTGAGCGAATATGAAATAGCCTTGTTGAAGCGCAAGACGAACCAAGGAATGCAAACCAATCTGATATTAAGTGAAGACTGCGAGGCCGACTGGTTGCCTAAATGTGAAGCACATTGA
- a CDS encoding GNAT family N-acetyltransferase yields the protein MTIPTLTTKRLCLKPLVAEDAIQIQKLFPRWEIVRYMVASVPWPYPDNGAENYVNNIVLPDMEKGIAWFWAIRRREAPDYLMGLICLYDVEDNNRGFWLAPEYQGQGYMREASIAATDYWFNTLNKPVLRAPKAAVNSRSQRISASSGMRLIRTDKKEYVSGQLDSDLWEITRDEWNARQIS from the coding sequence ATGACGATACCCACGCTAACAACAAAACGACTGTGTTTAAAACCGCTGGTTGCAGAAGATGCAATTCAGATTCAGAAGCTCTTTCCGCGCTGGGAGATAGTTCGCTATATGGTCGCCTCAGTACCATGGCCCTATCCTGATAACGGTGCTGAGAATTACGTCAATAACATTGTACTGCCAGATATGGAGAAAGGAATTGCCTGGTTCTGGGCTATCAGACGTCGTGAGGCGCCTGACTACCTCATGGGTTTAATCTGTCTTTATGACGTTGAGGATAATAACCGCGGATTCTGGCTGGCACCGGAATATCAGGGGCAGGGCTATATGCGTGAGGCCAGTATTGCGGCTACGGATTACTGGTTTAATACGCTGAATAAGCCGGTGTTGCGTGCTCCGAAGGCAGCTGTCAATAGCCGCTCCCAGCGTATTTCAGCCAGTAGCGGCATGCGACTCATCAGGACGGATAAGAAAGAGTATGTCAGCGGCCAGCTGGACTCTGATCTGTGGGAAATCACCCGCGATGAGTGGAATGCCCGTCAGATCAGCTGA
- a CDS encoding PTS sugar transporter subunit IIB, with the protein MEKKKIYLFCSAGMSTSLLVSKMKVQAEKYEVPVIINAYPEALAAEHGAQADVILLGPQIAYMLPEVAKMFPNKPVEVIDALLYGKVDGLGVLKAAVAAIKKAKQ; encoded by the coding sequence ATGGAAAAGAAAAAAATTTATCTATTTTGCTCTGCCGGTATGTCCACCTCGCTACTGGTTTCCAAAATGAAAGTACAAGCAGAGAAGTATGAGGTGCCAGTTATCATCAATGCTTACCCGGAAGCGCTGGCGGCAGAGCATGGTGCTCAAGCAGATGTGATCCTACTAGGGCCGCAAATAGCATATATGTTGCCCGAAGTTGCCAAAATGTTCCCCAATAAGCCAGTTGAGGTGATCGACGCGCTTCTATACGGCAAAGTCGACGGTTTAGGGGTATTAAAAGCAGCTGTAGCCGCAATAAAAAAAGCAAAACAATAA
- the chbA gene encoding PTS N,N'-diacetylchitobiose transporter subunit IIA, whose product MFDLDKIVEDVQPTDEMEDVIMGLIINAGQARSLAYKALKQAKSGDFAQADELMAQSRQALNEAHLVQTKLIESDQGEGKTRVTLVLVHAQDHLMNAMLARELITELIELHQKLR is encoded by the coding sequence ATGTTTGATTTAGATAAAATCGTTGAAGATGTGCAACCCACTGATGAAATGGAAGATGTGATCATGGGGTTGATTATCAACGCAGGGCAAGCCCGAAGTCTGGCTTATAAGGCGCTGAAGCAGGCAAAAAGTGGTGATTTTGCCCAAGCAGATGAGTTGATGGCGCAATCACGCCAGGCTCTGAATGAGGCGCATCTGGTTCAAACTAAGCTCATTGAATCCGATCAAGGTGAAGGGAAAACCAGAGTAACATTAGTCTTAGTACATGCTCAGGATCATTTAATGAACGCGATGCTGGCCAGAGAGTTAATTACTGAGCTGATTGAGTTACACCAAAAGTTACGATAA
- the chbG gene encoding chitin disaccharide deacetylase, protein MEKLLIVNADDFGLCKGQNYGIIEAFRHGIVSSTTAMMNCADIHHAAELSQQNPALPVGMHFVLTYGRPLTAMPSLVDANGLLGKGLWQRAEAGALNLAEIAQELAAQFDKFVAIFGRSPTHIDSHHHVHMLPQIYPLVEAFAREKSLALRIDRHEAQQQGISLNEPHSTEWFDAGFYGEALTEQTFLQLLDHADQKGVSSLEVMCHPAFIDKILMTSGYCYPRLTELEVLTSPTLKRTIEQRGYRLGSYLAC, encoded by the coding sequence ATGGAAAAGTTACTTATTGTTAATGCTGATGATTTTGGTCTATGCAAAGGACAAAATTATGGAATCATTGAAGCATTTCGCCATGGTATTGTCTCATCGACCACGGCAATGATGAACTGCGCGGATATTCACCACGCGGCAGAGTTGAGTCAGCAAAATCCAGCATTGCCCGTCGGGATGCATTTTGTGCTGACCTATGGGCGGCCGTTAACCGCGATGCCTTCTTTGGTTGATGCTAATGGGCTATTGGGCAAAGGTTTGTGGCAACGTGCTGAGGCCGGCGCGCTAAATTTGGCTGAGATTGCGCAAGAGTTGGCTGCTCAGTTTGATAAATTTGTCGCTATTTTTGGTCGTTCGCCGACACATATCGACAGCCACCACCACGTACATATGTTGCCGCAGATCTATCCGCTGGTTGAAGCTTTCGCTCGCGAAAAATCACTCGCGTTACGAATTGACCGTCATGAAGCGCAGCAACAGGGTATCTCGCTCAATGAACCACATAGCACTGAATGGTTTGATGCTGGCTTTTATGGCGAAGCGCTAACGGAACAGACATTCTTACAGCTGTTGGACCACGCTGACCAAAAAGGGGTTAGCTCGCTGGAAGTTATGTGCCATCCGGCTTTTATTGATAAAATTCTGATGACCAGTGGCTATTGTTATCCACGGCTGACCGAGCTGGAAGTACTGACTTCGCCGACATTAAAGCGGACAATTGAACAGCGTGGTTATCGGTTGGGATCTTATTTGGCGTGCTGA